From the Exiguobacterium marinum DSM 16307 genome, the window CGTCCTTTTCGTCGCTCTCGATATTTTTTGTGAAGTGCTGGTCGATCTTCAGCGTATCAATCGGGAACAGCTTCAAGTAACTGAGTGATGAATAACCGGTCCCGAAGTCGTCGATGGAGAGGTGGACGCCGAGGGCGACGAGCTCATGCATCGTCTCGATGGCGCGGTCTGCACTTTGGATGACGCTCTCGGTCAACTCGAGTTCTAAATACTGCGCGTCGAGACCTGATGAGTCGAGTGCGCGGCTGACGACTTCCGGCAAGTCTTTTTGAGCGAACTGAATGGCCGAGATGTTGACGGCGACCCGAAACGGGGGAATGCCGGCATCTTGCCACGCCTTGTTTTGGCGACACGCCTCATTCAAGACGAACTCGCCGAGACGATGGATGCTCCCTGTTTCCTCAGCAATCGGAATGAACTCGCCAGGCGAAATCATCCCGAGTTCTGGATGTTGCCAACGGACGAGCGCTTCCATGCCAATTAACGTTTCCGTCTCCAGTTGGATCTGCGGTTGATAGTGGACGGTGAACTCGCCACGTCCAATCCCTTTCCGGAGTGCCATCGACAAGTTCGAACGACGGGAAACCGACTCGTTCAGTTCGTTCGTGAAGAACCGATAGCCGTTCTTGCCGTCGGCCTTCGCCCGGTACATAGCGATGTCAGCGTTTTTGATTAAATCCTCTGCCGTATCCCCGTCGGACGGATGGAGACTGATCCCGATCGAGGCACCGGTGAACACTTCCTCGTTTTCGAGCTCGAACGGAGGATTCAGGACATTGATCAGTTCTTGCGCACGATGGGCCGCGAGGTTACTTTTCGTATGCGGCGACAAGATGATAAACTCATCTCCGCCGAGACGGGCGAGCGTGTCCGACTTTTGAATCGTCGATTGGATGCGGGTCGTCACTTGTTTCAAGAACTGGTCGCCGGTCGAGTGGCCGAACCGGTCGTTGATGACCTTGAAGTTGTCCAAGTCGATATAGTACAAGGCAAACTGTTCAGATTGAGACTGGCCGAGAAGGGCGTCGAGTCGGTCGCTGAATAGACGACGGTTCGGGAGACCGGTGAGCGGGTCCAAATAGACGAGGTCGTTGATTTGCGCCTCGATTCGTTTCCGTTCACTGATGTCACGGATAATGCTACTGAAGAAGATGCCCTTGTCCGTCTTCCACGTTCCGAGCGACATCTCGATTGGCACTTCGACACCGTCTTTTCGTAATCCGATGAGTTCGACCGTCTGACCGATGACGCGTTTTTCATCCGTCGCTTCATAACGCTTCATCCCGCGCTCATGAGCCTCGCGGAAACGTTCTGGAATGATGGCGACAATCGATTGTCCGAGCATCTCGTCTGTTGTATAACCGAACAAGTCGGTCGCCCCTTGGTTCCACTGAAGGATGGTGCGATTGTGATCGGCGACGATGATGGCATCCGAGGCAGATTCGATGATGGATTCGAATTTTAATTCTAGTTCTTCCGACTGTGCCTCGAGTTGTGATGCCGTCCGGAGCGAGATGTACATCAAGATGAATAGTGTCATGACGCTCGCCGCAATGACATAGGCGAGTAGGGTGCTGTCGACGGCATAGTCGCTGACCGGTTTGGCCGCACCTTCCATCGGGGTGAAACGGGCTGCGCCCATCCCGACATAATGCATACTAGAAACGGCAACCCCAATCAAGACCGAACTGGCTAGACGGCGCCAATGGAATCGCGAGACGTTTGGGATATAAAAGAGAATATATAGTCCGACGAGCGACGCAACGAAGGCGACGATGGCAGATGCAATCCACATGATGGGGTCGTATGTGAGGATGGCGTTCATTTGCATCGCTTCCATCCCGATGTAATGCATGGAGACGATGCCGACGCTAATCAAGAAGGCACCGAAGACGAGCTGGATGGGTCGTGTCTCCGGATGGCTGATCATCCAAAAGGCAAGTCCGGAAGCGACGACGGCCGGCACGATGGATAATAGTACGATGCCGAGATGGTACGTCACATCATCGTGCAAGTGAAACGCCAGCATACCGATGAAGTGCATGGCCCAAATGCCGAGACCGAGGCTGAAGGCACCAGCGACGACCCACCTGAGTCGCGAGGCGTGCTTCGCATATTTCAAACGACTGCTAATATCGAGAGCGACACCGGCAGCGAAGATGGCGACAGCGATGGAAAGAATGACGAGTGGGAAGTTATATGAGCTACTCAAGTGATGTTCGATGAGAAACAGTCCTTTCAATTTCAAATGGTACAAAGAATGAATGAAAAAGTGCTTTATTAGAGTAGCACACTCGGGAATCACGCTTCTTGCCTACTTTTGTAAGGTGGGTCAATCATTTGCATGAATCACACATTGCGGAATTATTTTCGAAACGGTATCGTTAGATGAAGAAGAGAAAGGGTGATGCTTGATGGAAACGATGAACGGGACGGCCCGCATCCGTGGTGCCTATTCGACACTGAGCAAGAAAGAACAACGTATTGCCGACTATATTTTGAAGCAACCAGAAAAAATCATTCATCATACGATCAATCAGGTGGCAGATGACCTCGATGTGGCAGAGTCGACTGTGTTTCGTTTTTGTCAGCGTGTCGGATTCAAAGGCTATCAGGCGCTAAAAATCGCACTCGCCTCAGATGTCGTCGCACCGCTCCAAGATATTCATGAAGATATTACCGAGACGGATACCGTACTCGAAATCGCAGAGAAAATTTTTTCGACGAACGGAAAGACGATCGAGTCGACGCGTCAGATTTTAGAGGGTGCTTCTCTTGAGAAGACGGTCGAGCAGTTCCTCAAAGCACGCCGCATCGAATTCTTCGGGAGCGGCGGGTCGGCCGTCGTCGCCCTAGACGCGTATCATAAGTTTGTCCGGAGCGGGCTTCAAGTGAGCGCAATCCTCGAGTCGCATATGCAGCTGATGTCGGCCTCACAATTGACGACAGCAGACCTAGCCGTCGTCATCTCGCATTCCGGTGCCTCGAAAGAGACACTTGATATCGCCAAACTCTTAAAAGAGAAGGGTGTGCCGATGATCGCCATCACGAACTATGCGAAGTCGCCTCTCTCAAAAATCGCGGACGTGTCGCTCTACACCGTGTCCCAAGAAACGGCGTTCCGTTCAGAGGCGCTCGCTTCCCGCATCGCCGAACTCAGTCTGATCGATGCGTTGTTCACGGCTGTCATGATGCGTCGAGGCGAGGCGGCCCGGACGT encodes:
- a CDS encoding bifunctional diguanylate cyclase/phosphodiesterase — translated: MIPECATLIKHFFIHSLYHLKLKGLFLIEHHLSSSYNFPLVILSIAVAIFAAGVALDISSRLKYAKHASRLRWVVAGAFSLGLGIWAMHFIGMLAFHLHDDVTYHLGIVLLSIVPAVVASGLAFWMISHPETRPIQLVFGAFLISVGIVSMHYIGMEAMQMNAILTYDPIMWIASAIVAFVASLVGLYILFYIPNVSRFHWRRLASSVLIGVAVSSMHYVGMGAARFTPMEGAAKPVSDYAVDSTLLAYVIAASVMTLFILMYISLRTASQLEAQSEELELKFESIIESASDAIIVADHNRTILQWNQGATDLFGYTTDEMLGQSIVAIIPERFREAHERGMKRYEATDEKRVIGQTVELIGLRKDGVEVPIEMSLGTWKTDKGIFFSSIIRDISERKRIEAQINDLVYLDPLTGLPNRRLFSDRLDALLGQSQSEQFALYYIDLDNFKVINDRFGHSTGDQFLKQVTTRIQSTIQKSDTLARLGGDEFIILSPHTKSNLAAHRAQELINVLNPPFELENEEVFTGASIGISLHPSDGDTAEDLIKNADIAMYRAKADGKNGYRFFTNELNESVSRRSNLSMALRKGIGRGEFTVHYQPQIQLETETLIGMEALVRWQHPELGMISPGEFIPIAEETGSIHRLGEFVLNEACRQNKAWQDAGIPPFRVAVNISAIQFAQKDLPEVVSRALDSSGLDAQYLELELTESVIQSADRAIETMHELVALGVHLSIDDFGTGYSSLSYLKLFPIDTLKIDQHFTKNIESDEKDAALVKTIIRMAHELDLNVIAEGVETENQVAFLKAESCNQAQGYYYNRPLPAEDIEVFFEQYKKALSS
- a CDS encoding MurR/RpiR family transcriptional regulator — encoded protein: METMNGTARIRGAYSTLSKKEQRIADYILKQPEKIIHHTINQVADDLDVAESTVFRFCQRVGFKGYQALKIALASDVVAPLQDIHEDITETDTVLEIAEKIFSTNGKTIESTRQILEGASLEKTVEQFLKARRIEFFGSGGSAVVALDAYHKFVRSGLQVSAILESHMQLMSASQLTTADLAVVISHSGASKETLDIAKLLKEKGVPMIAITNYAKSPLSKIADVSLYTVSQETAFRSEALASRIAELSLIDALFTAVMMRRGEAARTSLQQMREAISMRRI